TGAGCTTGATTGCAGCAGGCGAAGCGATCTTCTCACTTACTGCGGGCACTATTTGCTCCACGGGAACGGCCGCTTTCGGCTCGGCGGGAGCACTGATGCTTGTGGGAGGAGATACGTCCGTGTCAATCGTGCACGCAACGTCTCCCACCTTCACCGTCGCGCCTTGCTTGAGGTGAATCTCCAGCCGGCCCGCGATGAAGGAGGAAACGGTAAGCGTGGCTTTTTCCGACTCGATCTCGAAAAGCTCCTCGTCCTTGCGAACGTACTCGCCGTCGGATTTAAGCCAGGCCGAGAGCGTAACTTCCGTGACCGACTCACCGGGACTGGGAATAGTGACTTCAGCGATCATATCTGACTCATTCAAAGTTTGTCATGATGGACGTGCGAACGGCTCTCGTTCGGCGAAGGCTCTCTCGATAAGGTCACGTTGCTCTGCCTGATGCTGGACGGGGAATCCGGTGGCGGTAGTGCTCGTCTCTTTACGGCAGACGGGACGAAGCTCGGGCAATGGCAAATGCAACCGCAGGTACGGCCACGCGCCCATATTGGCCGGTTCTTCCTGAACCCAGAGCCATCGCTCTGCCCGATGATAACGAAGAACCAGAGATTCGATTTCTCTGTCCGGCAACGGATAGAGCTGTTCCAAACGAACGATGGCCGTGTCCCAGCGCTGCTGCTCTTGCCGTTTCTCCATTAGTTCATAGGCAATCTTGCCGCTGCACAGCATCACGGTGGCCGCTTCGTGCGCCTCGGCAACGTCCAGCACCGGTTGAAAATTTGTTCCAATCGCAAAATCTTCGAGAGGACTCGTGCACGCGGATGACGAAGGAGACTCTTGGGCGACATGACGACGAGCGGCTTGCGAAACGGCAAGTGAACCTGCTCGCGGAGAACATGGAAAAAATTGGCGGGCGACGTGCAATTGACCACGCGCATATTCAGATCGGCGCATAGCGAAAGATAACGTTCGAGCCGCGCCGAGGAATGTTCCGGCCCCTGTCCCTCAGATCCGTGCGGAAGGAGCAGGACAATTCCGTTCGGCTGCTGCCACTTGGTCTCGGCACTGCTCACGTACTGATCGAGAATGATCTGTGCCCCGTTGGCGAAATCGCCGTACTGCGCTTCCCAGACGGTCAATCCATAGGGATGGGCCATCGCATAGCCGTACTCGAATCCCAGCACTCCATATTCCGAGAGCGGCGAATTAAAAACCCAGAACCGCGCCTGCCGTTCGCTGACGTGAGCTAAAGGAACGTACTTCTCTTCCGATTCCTCGATCTTCACGACGGCGTGACGATGCGAGAACGTGCCGCGCTCCGAATCCTGTCCCGACAAACGAACGGCATAGCCCTCATCAAGAAGCGTTGCATAGGCAAGAAGCTCACCCATTGCCCAATCGAGACGGTTCTTCTCCTCGACCATCTTGCGGCGTTCGTCGAAAATCCGCTGGATCTTTGTGAAGAAATTGGGGCCGGACGGCAAATGATTGATTCGCGCCGCCAGAGATTTCAAGTGCTCGATATCCACGCCGGTCGGCGGCGACTCTCGAAAATCCACTCTGCCGGCGGGGAGAAACTTCAGGGTTTCCTCTTCCAGGAATGTAAGATCCGGTTGAATCTCGATAGTCTTGGACGGTTCGTACTTCTCGTCAAGGTAGGCGCGAAAATCGTCCTCGATCTTCTTTGCCTGATCCCTCGCCATGACCCCTTCAGAAACAAGCCCGTCCACATAGATGCTCATCGGATCGGGATGACGCGCGATCATCTTGTAAAGCAGCGGTTGCGTGAAACGAGGCTCATCGCCCTCGTTGTGCCCATGCTTGCGGTACCCGAGAATGTCAATGAAAACGTCGCGCTTGAAGGTCGCGCGAAATTCCAGAGCCAGGCCGATGACATACACCACCGCCTCGACGTCGTCGCCGTTGACGTGAAACACCGGCGAAAGCGTGACCTTGGCCACATCGGTGCAGTAGGTGCTGGAGCGCGCGTCCCGATAATTGGTGGTGAAGCCGACTTGATTGTTGAGCGCCACGTGTATCGTGCCGCCCACTCCGTAGCCATCGAGAAGCGACATCTGCAGGACTTCATAGACCACGCCCTGCCCGGCGATGGACGAATCGCCGTGAATCAGAATCGGCGCGACCTTCTGAACGTCACCGCCGAAGGTATGATCGAGCTGCGCGCGAACGATGCCTTCCACCACCGGATCCACGGCTTCAAGATGGGAAGGATTCGGAGCCATGCTCAATCGAACCTTCTTGCCCTGCGCCGTTACCTTTTCGCAGGAGTGTCCGAGGTGGTACTTGACGTCACCCGCGTAATCCGACTCCTGAAATCCGCGGCCAAGAAATTCGGCGAAGATCCGCTCGAATCGTTTGTCGAGCACGTTGGCCAGAATGTTGAGCCGTCCGCGATGGGCCGTGCCGATCACGAACTCCTCGATTCCTAAGCCGGCTCCGGTCTCGACAATCGCGTCCAGCGCGGGAATCAGCGCCTCCATTCCTTCCAGCGAAAACCGCTTCTGGCCGACAAACCGGCTGTGCATGAACTTCTCGAATACCACCGCTTGCGTCAGCTTGCGGAGAATGTGCATGCGCTGATCGAGCGTGAACCTCGGCCGGTTGCGGCTCGCTTCCATGCGTGATTGCAGCCACTCGACGACTTTCGGATCACGGACATACTTGAATTCCACCGCCACCGACCGCGTGTAGGTTTCGCCCAGGAGCTTCACGATCTCACGGAGTGTGGCCGGTCCCAGTCCCACCGTGTTTCCCGCCTGAAAAACCGTGTCCAGGTCTTCCGCTCCCAAACCGAAGCGGTCGAGGGTCGGTGGATCATCATACTGACGGCGGGTGCGCACGGGATTGGTCTTGGTGAAGAGGTGGCCGCGTTGGCGGTAGGCGCCGATCAGGTTCAACACTGCCGTTTCCTTGGCGAACATCTCCGGCACGCGGAGGGTCGTATCGCCGTAGGTACGGCGCGCGAACTCAAAGCCCTCGAAGAAACGCCGCCAGCCGACATCCAGCGTCGCCGGGTCTGCGAGGAAACGCTCGTAGTAGGTCTCGATCACTGCCGGATCGGCATTATTGAGGTAGCTAATGGAATCGTCCATGAAAAAAGTCAGTCTTTCGAGCAATCCACTTGAACGAACGTGCACTTACTTTGCGCCTTGCCCATGTGTGCAGTATAGGAATTTATCTGATAAAAAACAAGCGAAACATCGCTGCATGTAGACTCTTATTTCCACGCTGCACGAGAAGATAAGTTGCCGAAAAACGAAGCGCACGGATGGTACAATAATCCGTGCGCTCGCATTTCCCGTGCCGAAGAGAGGCAATCTGTATGAGAGTGACTCATTATTGACCCGAAATCAGCCTCGATAGAATGTCCATATGTTCAATTGGGATATACAGTCCCAAAAAAATGAGAACCAGTCCCGCAACGGTCTCGCATCGTCTTCCCAATGCCGCCGAAATTCGCCCCGCCAGCAGCATGGCAATTAATGTGGCCAGCGCCGACACGACTCCGATGGTGAGAACTGCCGCCATGAGAGGCGCTTCCACGGCCGGCAGAGTCACGCCCGCCGCCAACGCATCCAGGCTCACGACCAGCGAAAGCCCGATAAGCGGAAGCCCGCGCGTGATGTCCGCGCGGGCCAGTTGTTGTCCGGAGTCATGGCGGGCCAGATAGATCATCCGTCCACCGATCAGAACCAAAAGCGCACAAGCCACCCAGTGGTCATAGCGCTGAATGTGAACGAGAAACAGCGAACCCACCAGCGCCCCTCCCCAGCTCATGAGACTCTGAAAAAGTCCGAAATGGAACGAGAGCCGGAACACCTGCTTGGCCGACCGGCAACGAATCCCCACCGCCGCTCCCACCGAAAAGGCATCGGCGGAGAGGGCGAAGGCCAGAATGAAGATTTCCAGTGTGGGCACGATCGAAATACGCAAACGATCCGTTAGATATGTTCCACCGCCAGCATCCGCGGACTGCCCAAGGCCTCGTCTACGTAGTCGTGAATGGCCGCGGTCAACTCAACGATCTTACTCTCGACAATGTCCGAAAAACCCTCTCCATGACCGAAATCGGCTCCGCCGAGCGTGAACATCATCGCCATCGGCGCGCAGCCATAGATGGCTTTCGCCAGCGCGAGAATCGAGCGCGGCTGAAAATCATGTCCCAGACCCAAAGCGGGTTCCGCGCTCGGCAGAAGCGAATGGCGATTCACGTTTCCCGGCGGTGTCGCGGCATCGGCATCCACAAA
The genomic region above belongs to bacterium and contains:
- a CDS encoding manganese efflux pump MntP family protein gives rise to the protein MPTLEIFILAFALSADAFSVGAAVGIRCRSAKQVFRLSFHFGLFQSLMSWGGALVGSLFLVHIQRYDHWVACALLVLIGGRMIYLARHDSGQQLARADITRGLPLIGLSLVVSLDALAAGVTLPAVEAPLMAAVLTIGVVSALATLIAMLLAGRISAALGRRCETVAGLVLIFLGLYIPIEHMDILSRLISGQ
- a CDS encoding hydrogenase maturation protease, whose product is MSEILVIGYGNRYRRDDGVGPAAAERLSGHFPVLRVRCMAVRELTPELAEPISQARLVVFVDADAATPPGNVNRHSLLPSAEPALGLGHDFQPRSILALAKAIYGCAPMAMMFTLGGADFGHGEGFSDIVESKIVELTAAIHDYVDEALGSPRMLAVEHI